The proteins below are encoded in one region of Candidatus Goldiibacteriota bacterium:
- a CDS encoding cation transporter → MNETDSKRSLRVIITGLIGNVSLAALKMAAGIFGHSQTMIADSVNHIGDTLSDIMLLVGHKFWTAPPDDTHPHGHRRIETFIAIIVGALIASTGIFIGYNAIITFREPQGAKPELIALYAAIFSMIIKELLHRYTIKHGKSLRSPALIAKAADHRADAVEAIPAALAVAGAIFIPQWGFLDHVGALIVSVFIIQMSIKVIVPSFNELTDKGAPPETLAAIEDLCINVEGVKSFHKLRTRHLGSMLAVEIHIQIDGDLTVREGHIISGKVKNCLLNSDLDIIDVVIHIEPEK, encoded by the coding sequence ATGAACGAAACCGACAGTAAAAGGTCTTTACGGGTAATTATAACCGGGCTTATCGGGAATGTCTCCCTTGCCGCTTTAAAAATGGCGGCGGGTATCTTTGGACACAGCCAGACAATGATTGCCGATTCCGTAAACCACATAGGGGATACCCTGTCAGATATCATGCTGCTTGTAGGCCATAAATTCTGGACCGCGCCCCCTGATGACACACACCCCCACGGCCACAGGCGCATTGAAACTTTTATAGCAATTATAGTCGGTGCGCTTATAGCTTCAACAGGAATTTTTATAGGCTATAACGCCATAATCACTTTCCGGGAGCCGCAAGGCGCAAAACCGGAGCTTATTGCCCTTTACGCTGCAATATTTTCCATGATAATAAAAGAACTTCTTCACCGCTACACAATAAAGCACGGCAAATCACTGCGCTCCCCCGCTTTAATAGCAAAAGCCGCGGACCACAGGGCGGACGCGGTGGAAGCAATTCCCGCGGCGCTTGCGGTTGCCGGCGCTATTTTTATCCCGCAGTGGGGGTTTCTTGACCACGTAGGCGCGCTTATAGTAAGCGTCTTTATTATTCAGATGTCCATTAAAGTAATTGTGCCTTCATTCAACGAATTAACAGACAAAGGCGCGCCGCCGGAAACGCTTGCGGCAATAGAGGATTTATGCATAAACGTGGAAGGGGTTAAAAGTTTTCACAAACTGCGCACACGCCACCTTGGAAGCATGCTTGCCGTGGAAATTCACATCCAGATTGACGGCGATTTGACGGTACGCGAGGGGCATATTATTTCCGGAAAGGTCAAAAACTGCCTTTTAAATTCAGACCTTGATATTATAGACGTGGTAATTCACATAGAGCCTGAAAAATAA
- a CDS encoding LacI family DNA-binding transcriptional regulator: MATIKDVAKIAGVSYNTVSFVVNGVDKVAPATKERVLKAIEELQYRPNKAARALVGGKADSIAFISTRFTSIFGMNILREIEDGVHLAGMSANYDLIPYSTRGEGAFKDQIIDSIIFNRKADAIIMLGIKPGQEHMEKLKKAGIPLILIDAYLDGANSVKCDNEKGAFAAADYLINKGRRNIAYIGMAKTGGETWPSIIEREEGYKKALKSRGISVRDEIMAEVNNNYINEGRAITQNLLKSHRDIDAIFCGAGDSTAIGAINAVKEAGLRVPEDIAVIGYDDIPVASAFTPSLTTVRHPVERMGNEAFVITLEAMQGKLKEPKNLVFEPELVKRESA, translated from the coding sequence ATGGCAACGATAAAAGACGTCGCGAAAATCGCGGGAGTTTCATACAACACGGTATCTTTTGTGGTAAACGGCGTGGATAAAGTGGCGCCCGCGACAAAAGAGAGGGTGTTAAAGGCAATAGAAGAACTGCAGTACAGGCCCAACAAAGCAGCCAGGGCGCTTGTGGGCGGCAAGGCGGACTCCATAGCTTTTATAAGCACGCGGTTCACGTCTATTTTTGGAATGAATATTCTGCGCGAAATTGAAGACGGCGTGCACTTAGCCGGCATGTCGGCAAATTATGACCTGATACCGTATTCCACAAGGGGCGAAGGCGCGTTCAAAGACCAGATAATTGATTCTATTATTTTCAACAGAAAAGCGGACGCCATAATAATGCTTGGCATAAAACCGGGGCAGGAACACATGGAAAAGTTAAAAAAAGCCGGGATTCCATTAATTCTGATAGACGCGTATCTGGATGGCGCGAACAGCGTAAAATGTGACAATGAAAAAGGCGCTTTCGCGGCGGCGGATTACCTTATAAATAAAGGAAGGCGCAATATAGCGTACATAGGAATGGCAAAGACAGGCGGCGAGACATGGCCTTCTATAATAGAAAGGGAAGAAGGGTATAAAAAGGCGCTTAAAAGCCGCGGCATTTCAGTCCGCGATGAGATTATGGCAGAGGTAAACAACAACTATATAAATGAAGGCCGCGCCATTACGCAGAACCTTCTAAAGTCCCACAGGGATATTGACGCGATATTCTGCGGCGCCGGCGACAGCACGGCAATAGGCGCCATAAACGCTGTAAAAGAAGCCGGGCTTCGCGTGCCGGAAGATATTGCCGTTATAGGGTATGACGACATACCCGTCGCGTCGGCTTTTACGCCTTCGCTTACAACTGTAAGGCATCCGGTGGAAAGAATGGGAAACGAGGCGTTTGTGATAACGCTGGAGGCAATGCAGGGAAAGTTAAAAGAACCAAAAAATCTTGTCTTTGAACCGGAACTGGTTAAACGGGAATCCGCGTAA
- a CDS encoding ABC transporter ATP-binding protein, producing MIKIENLVKKYGSFTAVKGLNLEIKQGEIFGFLGPNGAGKTSTIKMMTGLTEITSGSVCIDGICLSDNPVEYKHKFSLIPDNPYMFEKLRGIEFIEFIANLYKVDKEHYNKQYKRYVEVFGVGDFVNDFIESYSHGMSQKLLIVAAMIHSPKVLILDEPMVGLDPKSMRVLKNELKAAAKEGMTVFMSTHSMETAEETCDTVGIIDKGELLITGTVQQIKAANRTERLEDLFFMITDKNNIKS from the coding sequence ATGATAAAAATAGAGAACCTTGTAAAAAAATACGGAAGTTTTACCGCGGTCAAAGGGCTTAACCTTGAAATAAAGCAGGGCGAGATTTTCGGGTTTTTAGGGCCCAACGGCGCGGGTAAGACATCCACCATTAAGATGATGACCGGCTTGACAGAGATTACTTCCGGTTCTGTATGTATTGACGGGATATGTTTAAGCGATAATCCCGTTGAATACAAACATAAATTTTCGCTTATCCCCGATAACCCGTATATGTTTGAAAAACTGCGCGGCATAGAGTTTATTGAATTTATCGCAAACCTGTATAAGGTGGATAAAGAACACTATAATAAACAGTATAAAAGGTATGTGGAAGTTTTTGGCGTGGGTGATTTTGTAAATGACTTTATAGAAAGCTATTCGCACGGCATGAGCCAGAAACTTCTGATAGTCGCGGCAATGATACATTCGCCTAAGGTGCTTATCCTTGACGAGCCAATGGTGGGGCTTGACCCCAAGTCCATGCGGGTGCTAAAGAACGAACTTAAAGCCGCGGCAAAGGAAGGCATGACGGTTTTTATGTCCACCCATTCAATGGAAACCGCGGAAGAGACGTGCGACACGGTTGGGATTATAGACAAAGGGGAACTTCTAATAACAGGCACCGTGCAGCAGATTAAAGCAGCCAACAGGACAGAACGGCTGGAAGACCTGTTTTTTATGATAACTGATAAAAATAATATCAAATCATGA
- a CDS encoding TVP38/TMEM64 family protein, with translation MKKELKVVILILFIAAVVYVLKFSPLSHYFFTEDGRQEFYAGLQAYLDGLGFWAPFMFVLIYALSLLFFVPASIFTSIGALLFGQWFGLALNLLGAYLGGAVSFYIARYLMRDMASKMLEKGHFKALDEKAAEHGFSVIMYLRLMFVPFTYLNFAVGLSKIRFRDFFWGTVIGVIPGLVVITFLVSALKELAIKYAVHKDIIKSLSADIWRADVVLPVLLFIFSFFIPTIIKHFKNKFNVTPEIEKEAGEEAK, from the coding sequence ATGAAAAAAGAATTAAAGGTTGTAATACTTATCCTTTTTATAGCCGCGGTGGTTTATGTGCTTAAATTTTCCCCGCTGTCGCATTATTTCTTTACGGAAGACGGAAGGCAGGAATTTTACGCGGGGCTGCAGGCATACCTTGACGGCCTTGGCTTCTGGGCGCCTTTTATGTTTGTGCTGATATACGCGTTATCACTTTTATTTTTTGTGCCTGCAAGTATTTTCACTTCTATAGGAGCGCTGCTTTTCGGGCAGTGGTTTGGCCTTGCCTTAAACCTTCTTGGCGCTTACCTTGGCGGCGCTGTTTCGTTTTATATAGCGCGCTATCTGATGAGGGACATGGCGTCCAAGATGCTGGAAAAGGGGCATTTTAAGGCGCTTGATGAAAAAGCGGCGGAACACGGTTTTTCGGTTATCATGTATTTAAGGCTTATGTTTGTGCCGTTTACATACCTTAATTTCGCGGTGGGGCTTTCCAAGATAAGGTTCAGGGATTTTTTCTGGGGCACGGTGATAGGCGTAATACCGGGGCTTGTGGTAATTACATTTCTGGTGTCTGCTTTAAAAGAACTTGCCATAAAGTATGCTGTTCATAAAGATATAATAAAATCGCTTTCCGCTGACATCTGGAGGGCGGATGTGGTATTGCCGGTGCTGCTTTTTATATTTTCGTTTTTTATCCCCACCATCATCAAACACTTCAAAAATAAATTTAATGTCACCCCCGAAATTGAAAAAGAAGCGGGCGAAGAGGCCAAATGA
- a CDS encoding putative DNA binding domain-containing protein encodes MPLPIKIEELFKGLTVESDRLDYKEGFNPEKVTQTICAFANDINNIGGGYIIFGVKSSDGAPELPPAGLKESQVEAYQKKIIETQYKILPFPQVILSPEIYLKKRVLVLWVPGGENRPYKAPVSYEGSEKAYYIRRHSTTVKANQHEEKQLLEISARIPFDDRVNHNADIRDMKRDIILQFLKDTGSGLYESAKGVALPELCRLLQVCRGSKENLKPLNAGLLMFSDDPELFFPGARIEIAEFEDNEGTGRKFTEKIFRGPVHRQLKDALLYLQNMVIKEKISKIPGRAEAERVFNYPYEAIEEILANAVYHKGYDYRDPVEVNIFPDRMEIISKPGPMPPIDNKDLKKERVPVREYRNRRIGDFLKELDMTEAKGTGFPEIRRALKVNGSPVPVFETNKDRTYFLAVIKPHKAFFDATADKNVSEKTLSMSQVDPKSVPSLSQVCPKFMSINTAVAVLTAASGETTLQAVMELIGKTNKSRTRNEIIKPLIKHNLIKMTIPDKPSSSKQKYIATQKGIKTLKGIKLNKSS; translated from the coding sequence ATGCCGTTACCCATAAAGATAGAGGAATTATTCAAAGGCCTTACCGTAGAGTCTGACAGGCTGGATTATAAGGAAGGGTTTAATCCGGAAAAAGTAACGCAGACAATATGTGCTTTTGCAAATGATATTAATAATATCGGGGGCGGTTATATAATTTTTGGTGTTAAATCCTCGGATGGTGCACCTGAACTTCCGCCGGCCGGCCTGAAAGAATCACAGGTTGAAGCATACCAAAAGAAAATAATCGAAACCCAGTATAAGATATTACCTTTTCCGCAGGTGATTCTATCTCCTGAAATTTATCTTAAAAAAAGAGTCCTGGTATTATGGGTGCCGGGAGGGGAAAACCGTCCATATAAGGCGCCTGTCAGCTATGAAGGTTCAGAAAAGGCTTATTATATCAGGCGGCATTCCACAACAGTAAAAGCAAATCAGCATGAGGAAAAACAGCTTCTGGAAATATCTGCCCGCATTCCGTTTGACGACAGGGTTAACCATAATGCCGATATACGGGATATGAAGAGGGATATAATACTTCAATTTTTAAAAGACACAGGCAGCGGTTTATATGAGAGCGCAAAGGGTGTGGCTCTGCCGGAGCTTTGCAGGCTATTACAGGTTTGCCGCGGTTCAAAAGAAAATTTAAAACCGTTAAACGCGGGACTGCTGATGTTTTCAGATGATCCGGAGTTGTTCTTCCCCGGGGCGAGAATTGAAATAGCGGAATTTGAGGACAATGAAGGCACAGGCAGGAAATTTACGGAAAAAATTTTCAGAGGGCCTGTGCATAGACAGCTAAAAGATGCTCTGTTGTATCTTCAAAATATGGTTATTAAGGAAAAAATCAGCAAGATACCCGGGCGCGCAGAAGCGGAACGGGTATTTAATTATCCTTATGAGGCAATTGAAGAAATTCTTGCCAATGCTGTTTATCATAAGGGTTACGATTATAGAGACCCTGTTGAGGTAAATATATTTCCTGACAGGATGGAAATAATATCAAAACCCGGGCCCATGCCGCCTATAGATAATAAAGACCTGAAAAAAGAGCGTGTACCTGTGCGTGAATACAGGAACAGGAGAATAGGAGATTTTTTGAAAGAACTTGATATGACAGAGGCAAAAGGCACAGGTTTTCCGGAAATAAGGCGTGCGTTGAAAGTGAACGGGTCTCCGGTGCCTGTATTTGAAACAAATAAAGACAGAACTTACTTTCTGGCAGTTATAAAACCACATAAGGCCTTTTTTGATGCAACTGCAGATAAAAACGTATCTGAAAAAACACTGTCAATGTCTCAGGTTGATCCTAAGTCTGTCCCAAGTCTGTCTCAGGTCTGTCCTAAGTTCATGAGTATAAACACAGCGGTGGCTGTATTAACCGCAGCTTCCGGTGAAACAACGCTGCAGGCCGTAATGGAGCTGATTGGAAAAACAAATAAAAGCAGGACAAGGAACGAAATTATAAAACCGCTTATAAAACACAACCTGATTAAAATGACAATACCGGATAAACCAAGCAGTTCCAAACAAAAGTATATTGCAACGCAAAAAGGCATAAAAACGCTTAAAGGGATTAAATTGAATAAGAGTTCCTGA
- a CDS encoding DUF4870 domain-containing protein codes for MADEKKTSLGIEENVEGLLCYVLGWVTGLIFLLTEKESKFVKFHALQSIFFSIASFVIGILGMILAFIPVIGPVLSPAISLGILVLWVILMVKAFQKETFKLPVIGDLAEQQVK; via the coding sequence ATGGCGGATGAAAAGAAAACATCACTGGGAATTGAAGAAAACGTGGAAGGGCTGCTTTGCTATGTGCTTGGCTGGGTAACAGGGCTGATTTTTCTTCTGACGGAAAAAGAAAGCAAGTTTGTAAAGTTTCACGCGCTGCAGTCAATATTTTTTTCCATAGCAAGTTTTGTAATTGGAATACTGGGGATGATTCTTGCCTTTATTCCGGTAATAGGGCCGGTGTTAAGCCCTGCTATAAGCCTTGGAATCCTGGTATTATGGGTTATTCTTATGGTAAAGGCGTTTCAGAAAGAGACATTTAAACTGCCTGTAATAGGCGATTTGGCGGAACAGCAGGTTAAATAA
- a CDS encoding DEAD/DEAH box helicase → MTDTHALFSGLGIDKKILDILAKLKFTVPTPIQAKAIPIAVEGKDIIGIAQTGTGKTFAFGIPMVQMLAKNGGKGLILLPTRELALQVNEALLQLIPAFKMKSLVIIGGHDMQGQVDGIGRSPDIIIATPGRLIDHLNRGNLELNKVNFLVLDEADRMLDMGFLRDIQEILSVISKERQTLLFSATMPGDILKIASEYMRLPVVTEIAPAGTAIELVSQEMYVVKAEMKSVLVLELLKEVTGSVLVFTRTKKSAAKIAQKLKKSGIAAAEIHSDLAMHERNRSLEGFKSKKYRVLVATDIAARGIDVTGIELVINYDLPDDASNYVHRIGRTGRAGMTGRAISLATPDQGLEVKNIESIIRTVIPVVKHHKVPHEGFTAVPLIPLPKPYEAARPPKFDRHNEKKKWKDRD, encoded by the coding sequence ATGACGGATACTCACGCTTTATTTTCAGGGCTGGGGATTGATAAAAAGATACTTGATATCCTTGCCAAATTAAAATTCACCGTACCCACCCCGATACAGGCAAAAGCCATTCCCATAGCGGTTGAAGGAAAAGATATAATAGGAATAGCGCAGACCGGAACAGGCAAGACGTTTGCTTTTGGCATTCCTATGGTGCAGATGCTTGCAAAAAACGGGGGCAAAGGCCTGATTTTATTACCCACACGCGAACTTGCGCTTCAGGTAAACGAAGCCCTGCTTCAGCTTATCCCGGCGTTTAAAATGAAAAGCCTTGTAATTATCGGCGGCCATGACATGCAGGGGCAGGTGGACGGAATCGGGCGTTCTCCGGATATCATTATTGCCACGCCGGGGCGCCTTATAGACCACCTTAACCGGGGAAATCTGGAATTAAATAAAGTTAATTTTCTTGTCCTTGACGAAGCGGACAGAATGCTTGATATGGGGTTTTTAAGGGATATTCAGGAAATATTATCTGTCATCAGCAAAGAGAGGCAGACGCTTCTTTTTTCCGCCACAATGCCGGGGGATATTTTAAAAATAGCTTCAGAATATATGCGCCTGCCGGTTGTAACGGAAATAGCGCCTGCGGGCACGGCTATAGAACTTGTAAGCCAGGAAATGTACGTGGTGAAAGCAGAGATGAAAAGCGTGCTTGTGCTGGAACTTTTAAAGGAAGTGACAGGCAGCGTGCTTGTGTTTACGCGCACAAAAAAGTCAGCGGCGAAGATTGCTCAAAAATTAAAAAAATCCGGTATTGCCGCGGCAGAGATACATTCAGACCTTGCCATGCATGAAAGAAACAGGTCTCTTGAAGGGTTTAAATCAAAAAAGTACCGGGTGTTGGTTGCCACGGATATTGCAGCCCGCGGCATTGACGTGACAGGAATTGAACTTGTGATTAATTACGACCTGCCTGATGACGCATCCAACTATGTGCACAGGATAGGGCGGACAGGCCGCGCCGGCATGACAGGCCGCGCGATATCGCTGGCCACCCCTGACCAGGGGCTGGAAGTAAAAAATATTGAAAGTATTATAAGGACGGTTATTCCGGTTGTAAAACACCATAAGGTTCCGCATGAAGGTTTTACAGCGGTGCCGCTGATACCGCTGCCAAAACCGTATGAAGCCGCGCGCCCGCCCAAGTTTGACCGGCACAATGAAAAAAAGAAGTGGAAAGACAGGGATTAA
- a CDS encoding SpoIIE family protein phosphatase, with product MNKKFKSMKWEVMGVVLSLTLIITGIMSFMLLNIHKKSLVNEVELRGISTARNIANNIADFIMMKHELEAAKVLKEAMQNKGVIYAMVVNSNGVIIAHNDMTQVKKRYAPPGKAIKTTAAKNIIFETASGGRLIEFTAAAVAKHKARTGVVRVAVSYDLIGRALKRTYMNIALVTVIAVILSVIGAFFLSTAITKPINTLAEGVKIAGSGDLNHKIMINRKNELGLLADTFNAMTDDLKRAQKTALEKLAMEKELEIASRLQDSLLPKKFPDMGNYEASAFYKPAKEIGGDYYDVIPLTGGRFGIVMADVSGKGVPAALIMTMLRGILNTEAVLNSDPVRVLINLNNGLLGRVEGNIFATIFYAVLDTAKGAIEMASAGHHEILFYKSGAAAVESYCPKGAAIGILKGNNFEARLEKITVKIETGDRLLLFTDGISEAKAASGGRFGMERAAASLQKNGGRACREIIDGLLNDVDVFTGKEEQSDDIAVLSIGRTA from the coding sequence ATGAACAAAAAATTTAAAAGCATGAAATGGGAAGTGATGGGTGTTGTTCTGTCGCTTACCCTTATCATAACCGGAATAATGAGTTTTATGCTGCTTAACATACATAAGAAAAGCCTTGTAAACGAAGTGGAACTAAGGGGTATAAGCACGGCCCGTAATATAGCCAACAACATCGCGGACTTTATAATGATGAAACACGAACTTGAAGCCGCGAAAGTGTTAAAAGAAGCGATGCAGAATAAGGGCGTAATTTATGCCATGGTGGTAAATTCAAACGGCGTTATAATCGCGCATAATGACATGACGCAGGTGAAAAAAAGATACGCGCCGCCCGGTAAAGCAATAAAAACAACCGCCGCGAAAAACATTATATTTGAAACGGCGTCCGGCGGCAGATTAATAGAATTTACCGCCGCGGCAGTTGCCAAACACAAAGCCAGGACAGGCGTGGTGCGCGTCGCGGTATCGTATGACCTTATCGGCCGCGCGCTAAAGCGCACATATATGAACATTGCGCTGGTGACGGTAATTGCGGTAATTTTAAGTGTTATCGGCGCTTTCTTTTTAAGCACGGCAATTACAAAGCCCATAAACACCCTTGCCGAAGGCGTAAAGATTGCGGGCAGCGGGGATTTAAACCACAAAATTATGATTAACAGAAAAAATGAACTTGGGCTGCTTGCGGATACTTTTAACGCCATGACGGATGACCTGAAACGCGCGCAGAAAACCGCGCTTGAAAAACTGGCAATGGAAAAAGAACTTGAAATTGCAAGCAGGCTTCAGGATTCGCTGCTGCCTAAGAAATTTCCCGATATGGGAAATTATGAAGCATCCGCGTTTTATAAACCCGCTAAAGAAATAGGCGGGGATTATTACGATGTAATCCCGCTTACAGGCGGAAGGTTTGGCATAGTAATGGCGGATGTATCGGGCAAAGGCGTGCCTGCCGCGCTTATTATGACGATGTTAAGGGGCATATTAAACACCGAAGCCGTGTTAAATTCCGACCCTGTGCGCGTCCTTATAAACCTTAACAACGGGCTGCTTGGCAGGGTGGAAGGAAATATTTTCGCGACAATTTTTTACGCCGTGCTTGATACGGCAAAAGGCGCGATAGAAATGGCGTCTGCAGGGCACCACGAAATACTGTTTTATAAAAGCGGCGCGGCCGCGGTGGAATCTTACTGCCCCAAAGGCGCGGCTATAGGAATTTTAAAAGGCAATAATTTTGAAGCGCGCCTTGAAAAGATAACCGTTAAAATTGAAACGGGTGACAGGCTGCTTCTTTTTACGGACGGCATAAGCGAGGCTAAAGCCGCATCCGGAGGAAGGTTTGGTATGGAAAGGGCTGCCGCGTCACTGCAGAAAAACGGCGGCAGGGCATGCCGGGAAATAATTGACGGCCTGCTTAATGATGTTGATGTTTTTACGGGTAAAGAGGAACAAAGCGATGATATCGCTGTACTGTCTATAGGAAGGACAGCTTAA
- a CDS encoding PorV/PorQ family protein: MKKAAVMTGIQKIKLTALAALAVFYFFPVMASPGDYGSENVFMAGAGSRPDGMAGAFTAVADDLSAIHYNPAGLVLVKKQEIALLYYPLYEGVSYGSVSYGQPLLNFGTIGAALFMFSADGMEGYDINGNQTSDFKNGQYKAALSYARKITDGFSAGANIDIYYSNMARFNYAGFGADIGLLYEPFSFLRAGLIARNLITPAFSMQSVTETLGRTYTLGVLAKHKFADFEFKAAYDISAGEKESFKDRFGIEVKWAGITGVRAGYTDGEFTFGAGLYLYDIKFDYAFVSNGSFGRMDRYTLSYAFGMTLEEQKAHRRRSIYAEVRRIVEERYKIKLKEEAEAYYRRAYAYYLRNEFEDALTEAEKSLEWKKDYEPSLKMKKILEEKLKEKIKSAEGTDYSGDTDGYISAGIELYEKKQYDEAIKQWENALKRRPGNKALKALILKAKKDMESGSGKVRLTREQKEAADRMYYLAVNSYTEGDLKGAVEMWKKVLAINPDDVKSQRDLRKTQAELEELKRRGIE, translated from the coding sequence GTGAAAAAGGCCGCGGTTATGACAGGTATACAAAAAATTAAACTGACGGCGCTGGCAGCGCTTGCGGTGTTTTATTTTTTTCCCGTCATGGCATCGCCCGGCGATTACGGCAGTGAAAACGTATTCATGGCCGGGGCCGGTTCCAGGCCGGACGGCATGGCAGGCGCTTTTACCGCCGTGGCAGACGACCTGTCCGCCATACATTACAACCCCGCGGGGCTTGTGCTTGTTAAAAAACAGGAAATTGCTCTGTTGTATTACCCTTTATATGAAGGTGTGTCTTACGGGTCGGTTTCCTATGGGCAGCCGCTGCTTAATTTTGGGACCATAGGCGCGGCGCTGTTTATGTTTTCCGCTGACGGTATGGAAGGTTATGACATAAACGGAAACCAAACTTCTGATTTTAAAAACGGCCAGTACAAAGCGGCCTTATCGTACGCGCGCAAAATAACCGACGGCTTTTCCGCGGGCGCGAATATTGACATCTATTACTCCAATATGGCGCGGTTTAACTACGCCGGATTCGGCGCGGATATCGGCTTACTGTACGAACCTTTTTCTTTTCTGCGCGCCGGGCTTATTGCACGTAACCTTATAACGCCGGCTTTTTCAATGCAGTCGGTCACGGAAACGCTTGGCCGCACATACACCCTTGGGGTGCTGGCAAAACACAAATTCGCGGATTTTGAATTTAAGGCCGCTTATGACATCTCTGCGGGTGAAAAGGAAAGTTTTAAAGACAGGTTTGGCATAGAGGTAAAATGGGCGGGTATTACGGGTGTCAGGGCGGGTTATACAGACGGGGAATTTACTTTTGGCGCGGGCCTTTATTTATATGATATTAAATTTGATTACGCGTTTGTGTCAAACGGCAGTTTTGGCAGGATGGACAGGTACACACTTTCATACGCGTTTGGTATGACCTTAGAAGAGCAGAAAGCGCACAGGCGCAGAAGTATTTACGCAGAAGTACGCAGGATAGTGGAAGAAAGGTATAAAATAAAATTAAAAGAAGAGGCGGAAGCGTATTACCGCCGCGCCTACGCTTATTACCTTAGAAATGAATTTGAAGACGCGCTGACAGAGGCTGAAAAATCGCTGGAATGGAAAAAAGATTACGAGCCGTCGCTGAAAATGAAAAAGATTCTTGAAGAAAAACTTAAAGAAAAAATAAAAAGCGCGGAAGGCACGGATTACAGCGGCGATACCGACGGTTATATTTCCGCGGGCATTGAATTATACGAGAAAAAACAGTATGATGAGGCAATTAAACAGTGGGAAAACGCCTTAAAGCGCAGGCCGGGAAATAAAGCCCTGAAAGCTTTAATATTAAAAGCAAAAAAAGACATGGAATCCGGCAGCGGTAAAGTACGGCTGACCCGGGAACAGAAAGAGGCGGCGGACAGGATGTATTATCTTGCCGTTAACAGCTACACAGAGGGTGATTTAAAGGGAGCGGTTGAAATGTGGAAAAAAGTCCTGGCAATAAACCCGGATGACGTAAAATCGCAGAGGGATTTAAGAAAAACACAGGCGGAACTTGAAGAACTTAAAAGGCGCGGGATAGAATGA
- a CDS encoding ATP-binding protein, with translation MPNKAEVSELKVDAKAQNLGVIRKFINAAMKNNGFAQDKISAMKVSITEHIENLIRHAYAEKPGKTDIIMKLEFPSVKITVLDSGAKFDMTTHEIPDTSRRLKKGLGGKMGIKTIMALCDKVVYKRKGNYNENTFIIRQNKKGKVNK, from the coding sequence ATGCCAAATAAAGCTGAAGTATCCGAATTAAAAGTGGACGCGAAAGCGCAGAACCTGGGCGTGATAAGAAAATTTATAAACGCGGCAATGAAGAACAACGGCTTTGCGCAGGATAAAATATCGGCAATGAAAGTGTCAATAACAGAGCACATAGAGAATCTGATAAGGCACGCGTACGCGGAAAAGCCGGGAAAGACAGATATTATAATGAAGCTTGAATTTCCGTCAGTTAAAATAACAGTTCTGGATTCAGGGGCAAAGTTTGACATGACAACGCATGAAATTCCGGATACATCCCGCAGGCTGAAAAAAGGGCTTGGCGGAAAAATGGGAATAAAAACCATAATGGCCCTGTGCGATAAGGTGGTATATAAAAGGAAGGGTAATTATAACGAGAATACTTTTATAATAAGGCAGAATAAAAAGGGGAAGGTAAACAAATAA
- a CDS encoding STAS domain-containing protein, translating to MSFEIRENADGEIIIVRVYGELDSSSVAAFTLGFKEISSKHKKAKYVVDMKQLDFISSAGWTAFLNEFKSLQASGSEMKLAAMQADAKRVYGLVGIDGVIGSYETVKEALDSYAK from the coding sequence ATGTCATTTGAAATCAGGGAAAACGCGGATGGAGAAATAATAATTGTGCGGGTTTACGGCGAGCTGGACTCTTCGTCGGTCGCGGCTTTCACGCTGGGCTTTAAAGAAATTTCGTCCAAACATAAAAAAGCGAAATATGTGGTGGATATGAAACAGCTTGATTTTATAAGTTCCGCGGGGTGGACCGCGTTTTTAAATGAATTCAAATCGCTGCAGGCGTCAGGAAGTGAAATGAAGCTTGCGGCCATGCAGGCTGACGCGAAAAGGGTGTACGGCCTTGTGGGAATAGACGGCGTGATAGGCAGTTATGAAACAGTAAAAGAGGCGCTGGACAGCTATGCCAAATAA